The following coding sequences lie in one Musa acuminata AAA Group cultivar baxijiao chromosome BXJ3-1, Cavendish_Baxijiao_AAA, whole genome shotgun sequence genomic window:
- the LOC103995067 gene encoding phosphoinositide phosphatase SAC2-like, translating to MAAVEEADAVAGGGRGRGRLQNFTLYAARSMFFVVGSDESRKQWRVLKIDRSQPSELNIYEDPITYSKSECKCLLEQLDHENNVTGGLNKISVCYGIVGFVKFLGPYYMLLITGRKKIGAICGHAIYAVTRSQMISLSDSAQSSYLPFVGAEYRYKRLLRAVDLTKDFFFSYSYNIMCSLQKNMCDGVPEEALYETMFVWNEFLSCGIRNHLKNTAWTVALVHGSFKQGKLSHAGKDCTFTLIARRSRHFAGTRYLRRGVDEKGRVANDVETEQIVFCDQPDEIPREITSVVQNRGSIPLFWSQGTRRLGFKPDIILEKKDDNFEATRLHFENLVNRYENPIIVLNMIKKQEKKPRESLLTEKLVDAINHINKDLPESDRLIYFHCDLQSICRRRSTEALALLCKVAACAMDLTGFFHCRRTPTMDDALNWLSLLNDGSEQSSDISQSASSSRRTQQDGNGLATPQRRQKGVLRTNCIDCLDRTNAAQIAYGLTALGHQLHALGIKDVPEVDLEDPLADDLMNFYREMGDRLALQYVGSAAHDKIPYKNNGRWVPLTLWPGLQRNLQRYYSHAFMDARKQEAINLFLGHIVPWQDKPELCDLDSDQHHDVGRSHFRKSLSVGNVTCEVNKDESNTDVRTRRNVISELLSYMDLDETDMPYSRPLLKRFLSDSSIQHEVHTYASVCDATTSNHVISELPSTMPLNGSDLSSSREMRLMGRFTNLGQYFANLEEWVAWVGTLCSR from the exons ATGGCAGCGGTGGAGGAAGCTGATGCCGTCGCCGGCGGCGGCCGCGGCCGCGGGCGCCTCCAGAACTTCACTCTGTATGCGGCTCGATCG ATGTTTTTTGTAGTCGGAAGCGATGAAAGCAGGAAACAGTGGAGAGTTCTGAAGATTGATAGGTCGCAACCTTCTGAGTTGAACATCTATGAGGATCCCATCACATACTCGAAAAGTGAATGCAAATGTTTGCTGGAGCAATTAGATCATGAGAACAATGTAACTGGTGGACTCAACAAGATCAGTGTGTGCTATGGGATTGTTG GGTTTGTCAAGTTCTTGGGCCCTTACTACATGTTGCTCATCACTGGGAGGAAGAAGATTGGTGCCATCTGTGGCCATGCCATCTATGCTGTCACCAGAAGCCAAATGATTTCACTTTCAGATTCTGCTCAAAGCTCCTACCTGCCCTTTGTTGGGGCTGAATACAG ATACAAGAGGCTGTTACGCGCAGTGGATCTGACAAAGGACTTCTTCTTCAGTTACTCCTACAACATAATGTGCAGTCTTCAGAAGAACATGTGTGATGGTGTGCCAGAGGAAGCTCTATATGAGACCATGTTCGTCTGGAACGAGTTCTTGAGTTGCGGTATCCGCAATCATCTCAAGAACACCGCGTGGACTGTTGCATTGGTACATGGATCTTTCAAGCAG GGCAAACTTTCTCATGCCGGCAAAGATTGCACATTCACTCTCATTGCCCGACGATCTCGACATTTTGCTGGCACCAG GTACCTGAGACGCGGTGTCGACGAGAAGGGAAGAGTGGCTAATGATGTTGAGACGGAACAAATTGTGTTCTGCGATCAACCAGATGAGATTCCCAGAGAAATAACATCTGTTGTGCAGAACAGAGGATCCATACCTCTGTTCTGGTCTCAGGGAACTCGAAGACTAGGATTTAAGCCCGATATCATCT TGGAGAAGAAGGACGACAACTTCGAGGCGACACGGCTTCATTTTGAGAACCTTGTGAACAGATACGAGAACCCCATCATCGTCTTGAACATGATCAAG AAGCAAGAGAAGAAACCTCGAGAATCATTGCTCACCGAAAAGCTTGTAGATGCAATAAATCATATAAACAAGGATTTGCCGGAATCGGATCGGTTGATATACTTCCACTGCGACTTGCAAAGTATCTGTCGAAG AAGAAGCACAGAAGCATTGGCATTGTTGTGCAAAGTGGCAGCATGCGCAATGGATCTAACCGGCTTCTTTCACTGTCGACGAACGCCAACCATGGATGATGCTCTCAACTGGCTCAGCCTTCT GAACGACGGCTCCGAACAGAGCTCTGATATCTCGCAGAGTGCGTCTTCTTCACGCAGAACCCAACAGGATGGGAATGGCTTGGCTACACCACAGAGGAGACAGAAAGGGGTCCTCAGAACAAATTGCATAGACTGCTTGGATCGCACCAATGCTGCACAGATTGCATATGGTTTGACTGCTCTTGGTCATCAGCTGCATGCATTGGGGATTAAAGATGTCCCAGAGGTTGATCTAGAAGACCCATTGGCTGATGATCTGATGAACTTTTATCGCGAAATGGGAGACAGACTTGCTCTACAATATGTTGGTTCTGCAGCTCATGACAAG ATACCTTACAAGAACAATGGCAGATGGGTGCCATTAACACTATGGCCAGGGTTACAGAGGAATCTTCAAAGATATTATAGCCATGCCTTCATGGATGCCAGGAAACAGGAGGCCATCAACTT GTTCCTAGGGCACATTGTACCCTGGCAGGATAAACCAGAGCTTTGTGATTTGGATTCAGATCAGCATCATGATGTAGGGAG ATCACATTTCAGAAAATCCCTATCAGTTGGCAATGTCACATGTGAAGTCAACAAAGATGAATCCAATACTGATGTAAGGACAAGAAGAAATGTGATCTCAGAGCTGCTTTCATATATGGATCTAGATGAGACTGACATGCCATATTCTAG ACCATTGTTAAAAAGATTCCTATCAGATAGCAGCATCCAACATGAAGTCCACACATATGCATCTGTTTGTGATGCTACAACAAGCAATCATGTGATCTCAGAGCTGCCTTCAACCATGCCCCTCAATGGTAGTGATTTATCATCTTCCAG GGAGATGCGTTTGATGGGTAGATTTACCAATCTTGGACAATATTTTGCTAACTTAGAAGAATGGGTTGCTTGGGTAGGGACACTCTGTTCTAGATGA